In Streptosporangium album, the following are encoded in one genomic region:
- a CDS encoding NCS2 family permease, giving the protein MDRFFELTARGSSVGQEVRGGLTTFMAMAYIILLNPIILGGAADVTGAKLSIPQLTTSTIIAAAVSTILIGLVGNAPFGVAAGLGLNAVVAYQAAPHMTWAQAMGLVVLEGLVIVLLAVSGARRLIMNAIPLALKHAISVGIGMFITLIGLVDAGFVAKGTGTPVQLGATGHLTGWPVAVFCFGLLLVIVLSVRKIRGAILIGIVVTAVLAIAVNSLATINPASWGVVVPRVPEAVVSLPDAGLVGRVDLFGGFSRAGVVTATVVLFTLVLSGFFDAMGTIIGVSDEAGLVDAEGRVPRLGAILTVDGVAGAIGGFSSASANTVFVESAAGVGEGARTGLAAVVTGTMFVLTLFFTPLAAVVPAAAAAPALVLVGALMMTQARNVPWEDLTLAVPAFLTIALMPFTYSITNGVGAGVVAYTVIQAATGQARGIPLLLWVVTLVFAAYFAIEGIRGLFV; this is encoded by the coding sequence ATGGATCGGTTCTTCGAGCTCACCGCACGCGGGTCGAGTGTCGGCCAGGAGGTCAGGGGAGGTCTGACCACGTTCATGGCCATGGCCTACATCATCCTGCTGAACCCGATCATCCTGGGCGGGGCCGCCGACGTCACCGGCGCGAAGCTGTCGATCCCGCAGCTCACCACGTCGACCATCATCGCCGCTGCCGTGAGCACGATCCTGATCGGGCTGGTCGGCAACGCCCCGTTCGGCGTCGCCGCGGGACTGGGGCTGAACGCGGTGGTCGCCTACCAGGCCGCACCGCACATGACCTGGGCGCAGGCGATGGGACTGGTCGTGCTGGAGGGACTGGTGATCGTGCTGCTGGCGGTCTCCGGGGCGCGCCGGCTCATCATGAACGCCATACCGCTCGCGCTGAAGCACGCGATCAGTGTGGGGATCGGGATGTTCATCACGCTGATCGGGCTGGTGGACGCCGGGTTCGTCGCCAAGGGGACGGGGACGCCCGTACAGCTCGGCGCCACCGGGCACCTGACGGGCTGGCCGGTGGCGGTGTTCTGCTTCGGCCTGCTGCTGGTGATCGTGCTGTCCGTGCGCAAGATCCGGGGCGCCATCCTGATCGGCATCGTGGTCACCGCCGTACTGGCGATCGCGGTCAACTCGCTCGCGACGATCAACCCGGCGAGCTGGGGTGTCGTGGTGCCCAGGGTGCCGGAGGCGGTGGTGTCGCTGCCGGACGCCGGGCTGGTCGGCCGGGTGGACCTGTTCGGCGGCTTCTCCCGCGCGGGAGTGGTGACCGCGACGGTCGTGCTGTTCACGCTGGTGCTGTCGGGGTTCTTCGACGCGATGGGCACGATCATCGGGGTGAGCGACGAGGCGGGCCTGGTGGACGCCGAGGGCCGGGTGCCCCGGCTGGGGGCCATCCTGACCGTCGACGGCGTGGCCGGGGCGATCGGCGGGTTCTCCAGCGCCTCGGCCAACACGGTCTTCGTCGAGTCGGCGGCCGGTGTCGGCGAGGGGGCCAGGACCGGCCTGGCCGCCGTGGTCACCGGCACCATGTTCGTACTGACCCTGTTCTTCACCCCGCTGGCGGCGGTCGTCCCCGCCGCCGCCGCGGCTCCCGCCCTGGTGCTGGTGGGCGCGCTGATGATGACGCAGGCCAGGAACGTGCCCTGGGAGGACCTGACGCTGGCCGTCCCCGCGTTCCTGACGATCGCCCTGATGCCGTTCACCTACAGCATCACCAACGGCGTCGGTGCCGGTGTGGTCGCCTACACGGTCATCCAGGCGGCGACCGGCCAGGCCCGGGGCATCCCGCTGCTGCTCTGGGTGGTCACGCTGGTCTTCGCGGCGTACTTCGCCATCGAGGGCATCCGGGGACTGTTCGTCTAG
- a CDS encoding xanthine dehydrogenase family protein molybdopterin-binding subunit: MVSGTETRQSQSPTESPARGPGPVRTQSPARSRGVGESVPRPDGTLKVTGEFAYSSDLYLADMIWGVTLRSPHPSAWIRSVDIGPALAMPGVLAVLTHEDVPGEKFYGLEHRDQPVLAIDQVRYQGEPVALVAADHPERARRAAEAIVVEYEVREAVVDPRRAAFDPSCPAVHESGNVLRHQPVRVGSHFTAPVVVAREYEVGMQDQAFLGPESGLAVPAEDGGVDLFVATQWLHVDRDQIAPCLGLEPERVRLSLAGVGGAFGAREDLSMQVHACMLALRTGRPVKIVYGREESFFGHVHRHPARMRYEHGATADGRLVYVKAEILLDGGAYCSSSLAVVGNAASLGVGPYEVDNVRIDAYGVYTNNPPCGAMRGFGAVQACYAYESQMDALAEACGISPVEVRVRNAVSQGSRLATGQVIDTPAPLADMLRELEAMPLPEAGGTGLLDMPGGVSQTTHGEGVRRGVGYGVGIKNICFSEGFDDYSTARVRVELLGGEPHVLVHTAAAEVGQGLVTLQEQIARTELGIDRVTVAQADTAVGSAGSSSASRQSYVTGGAVKAACEAVRKRLDDLRAGGSTLEEALEQGGAVEETREYRHRPTFPLDPVTGQGDSHTQLALCVHRAVVDVDTELGLVKVVELAAVQDVGKIMNLQALEGQIHGGSAQGLGLALMEEIQVTEGRVLNPSFTDYLIPTILDMPPMRVSILENPDPHAPYGLRGAGEPPTLSSTPAVAAAVRAATGLPLSRVPIRPHDIALNG; encoded by the coding sequence GTGGTGAGCGGCACAGAGACTCGCCAGAGCCAGAGCCCGACCGAGAGCCCGGCCCGGGGTCCCGGCCCGGTCCGGACCCAGAGCCCGGCTCGGAGCCGGGGCGTCGGCGAGAGCGTGCCGCGCCCCGACGGGACGCTGAAGGTGACGGGCGAATTCGCCTACTCCTCCGATCTCTACCTCGCGGACATGATCTGGGGGGTGACCCTGCGCAGCCCGCACCCGTCTGCCTGGATCCGCTCCGTCGACATCGGTCCCGCGCTGGCCATGCCGGGCGTGCTGGCGGTGCTCACCCACGAGGACGTGCCGGGTGAGAAGTTCTACGGTTTGGAACACCGGGACCAGCCGGTGCTGGCCATCGACCAGGTCCGCTACCAGGGGGAGCCGGTGGCGCTGGTGGCCGCCGACCATCCGGAGCGGGCCAGGCGGGCGGCCGAGGCGATCGTCGTGGAGTACGAGGTCCGCGAGGCGGTCGTCGACCCGCGCCGGGCCGCCTTCGACCCCTCCTGCCCGGCGGTCCACGAGAGCGGCAACGTGCTGCGCCACCAGCCGGTGCGGGTCGGCTCACACTTCACCGCCCCCGTGGTGGTCGCCCGGGAGTACGAGGTGGGCATGCAGGACCAGGCCTTCCTCGGCCCGGAGTCCGGCCTGGCCGTACCGGCCGAGGACGGCGGGGTGGACCTGTTCGTCGCCACCCAGTGGCTGCACGTGGACCGCGACCAGATCGCGCCCTGCCTCGGGCTGGAGCCGGAGCGGGTACGGCTGTCGCTGGCCGGGGTCGGCGGCGCGTTCGGCGCCCGTGAGGACCTGTCCATGCAGGTGCACGCGTGCATGCTGGCACTGCGCACCGGTCGCCCCGTGAAGATCGTCTACGGCCGGGAGGAGTCGTTCTTCGGGCATGTGCACCGGCATCCGGCCCGGATGCGTTACGAGCACGGCGCGACCGCGGACGGCAGGCTGGTCTACGTGAAAGCGGAGATCCTGCTCGACGGCGGCGCCTACTGCTCCTCCTCCCTCGCCGTGGTGGGCAACGCCGCCTCGCTCGGGGTGGGGCCGTACGAGGTGGACAACGTCCGGATCGACGCCTACGGCGTCTACACCAACAACCCGCCCTGCGGGGCGATGCGCGGCTTCGGGGCCGTGCAGGCCTGCTACGCCTACGAGTCGCAGATGGACGCGCTGGCCGAGGCGTGCGGCATCTCCCCGGTCGAGGTCCGCGTCCGCAACGCGGTCTCCCAGGGCTCCAGACTGGCCACCGGCCAGGTGATCGACACTCCCGCGCCGCTGGCCGACATGCTCCGCGAGCTGGAGGCCATGCCGTTGCCCGAGGCCGGCGGCACGGGCCTGCTGGACATGCCCGGCGGCGTGTCGCAGACCACCCACGGCGAGGGGGTGCGGCGGGGCGTCGGGTACGGCGTGGGCATCAAGAACATCTGCTTCTCCGAGGGCTTCGACGACTACTCCACCGCCCGGGTCAGGGTCGAGTTGCTCGGCGGCGAGCCGCACGTTCTCGTGCACACCGCCGCGGCGGAGGTCGGCCAGGGCCTGGTGACGCTCCAGGAGCAGATCGCCCGCACCGAACTGGGCATCGACCGGGTGACGGTCGCCCAGGCCGACACCGCCGTGGGCTCGGCCGGGTCCTCGTCCGCGTCCCGCCAGTCCTACGTCACCGGCGGTGCGGTCAAGGCCGCGTGCGAGGCCGTCCGGAAGCGGCTGGACGACCTGCGGGCCGGCGGCTCGACGCTGGAGGAGGCGCTGGAGCAGGGCGGTGCCGTCGAGGAGACCCGGGAGTACCGGCACCGGCCGACCTTCCCGCTGGACCCGGTCACCGGGCAGGGCGACTCCCACACCCAGCTCGCGCTGTGCGTGCACCGCGCCGTGGTCGACGTGGACACCGAGCTCGGCCTGGTCAAGGTGGTGGAGCTGGCGGCCGTACAGGACGTGGGGAAGATCATGAACCTGCAGGCGCTGGAGGGGCAGATCCACGGCGGATCCGCGCAGGGGCTGGGGCTGGCGCTGATGGAGGAGATCCAGGTCACGGAGGGGCGGGTGCTCAACCCCTCCTTCACCGACTATCTGATCCCCACCATTCTCGACATGCCGCCCATGCGGGTGTCGATCCTGGAGAACCCCGACCCGCACGCCCCTTACGGCCTGCGCGGCGCGGGTGAGCCCCCCACGCTGTCGTCCACCCCGGCCGTGGCCGCCGCCGTACGGGCCGCCACCGGCCTGCCCCTGTCCCGCGTGCCCATCCGTCCCCATGACATCGCGCTGAACGGGTAG
- a CDS encoding PucR family transcriptional regulator — protein MRIRDLVGIEELGLTLLAGEEHLDRGFTGVQITDLPDPGRYLSGGELVLSGLMWRNGPEDSERFVGRLAEAGVAALGAGSAWLGAVPEDLVQACRAHGLPLLAVPVEVSFRTVAEMVTPRHAELRDALGRHRRIVAAVAEGAGLPELFALMDTELGMTGAVVSATGAVIAGTLGQADAVRLAHEYLTAPRLPHAVRAPSGTFTLFGVGREHRAAGWALVCGGDLLGEVDLGFELAACVALERTRMEEGRRVERRLAEQLIALACSAGGDPAELSAGLRTCGIGPAEPYSVVNVTVAWPGATRGPDPARLGGQVLEELLRPRVVAAAGADGAVALVPLSGTAGELAARLRTGARALTAGLPGIRVSVGLSAALTGPSAIRGGAEEAGHARRLAEARGGAVVTSDEIYTHALLLATVPDDVRRSFAARMLDPLFDYDRRHGSDLVRTLGTFLDCVGSWNACAERLHVHVNTVRYRIRRVEELTGRDLSTMTDRVDLFLALRGS, from the coding sequence ATGCGGATACGTGACCTGGTCGGGATCGAGGAGCTCGGGCTCACCCTGCTCGCCGGTGAGGAGCACCTGGACCGCGGCTTCACCGGTGTGCAGATCACCGACCTGCCCGACCCCGGACGCTACCTGTCGGGCGGGGAGCTGGTGCTGTCCGGGCTCATGTGGCGCAACGGCCCCGAGGACTCCGAACGGTTCGTCGGCCGCCTGGCCGAGGCGGGGGTGGCCGCGCTCGGCGCCGGCAGCGCCTGGCTCGGCGCGGTGCCCGAGGACCTCGTTCAGGCCTGCCGCGCGCACGGCCTGCCGCTGCTGGCGGTGCCCGTCGAGGTCTCCTTCCGGACGGTCGCGGAGATGGTCACCCCCCGGCACGCCGAGCTGCGCGACGCCCTCGGCCGCCACCGCAGGATCGTCGCGGCGGTCGCCGAGGGCGCCGGCCTGCCGGAGCTGTTCGCGCTGATGGACACCGAGCTCGGGATGACCGGCGCGGTCGTCTCGGCCACCGGCGCGGTGATCGCCGGAACCCTCGGCCAGGCCGACGCCGTACGGCTGGCGCACGAGTATCTGACCGCGCCCCGGCTGCCGCACGCGGTCCGCGCCCCTTCGGGGACCTTCACGCTCTTCGGCGTGGGCCGCGAGCACCGCGCCGCCGGCTGGGCCCTGGTCTGCGGCGGCGACCTGCTCGGCGAGGTCGACCTCGGCTTCGAGCTGGCGGCCTGCGTCGCCCTGGAGCGGACCCGGATGGAGGAGGGCCGGCGGGTCGAGCGCCGTCTCGCCGAACAGCTGATCGCGCTGGCCTGCTCGGCGGGTGGCGATCCGGCCGAGCTCAGCGCCGGGCTGCGGACCTGCGGGATCGGCCCGGCCGAACCATACTCCGTGGTCAACGTGACCGTCGCCTGGCCGGGGGCGACCCGGGGACCGGACCCGGCGCGGCTCGGCGGGCAGGTCCTGGAGGAGCTGCTGCGCCCGCGGGTGGTGGCCGCGGCGGGCGCCGACGGGGCGGTGGCGCTGGTGCCGCTGTCCGGTACGGCGGGCGAGCTGGCCGCGAGGTTGCGGACCGGTGCGCGGGCGCTGACGGCGGGGCTGCCGGGCATCCGGGTGTCGGTCGGGCTGAGCGCCGCGCTGACCGGCCCGTCCGCGATCCGGGGAGGCGCCGAGGAGGCGGGCCACGCGCGACGGCTGGCCGAGGCGCGGGGCGGGGCTGTCGTGACCAGCGACGAGATCTACACGCACGCGCTGCTGCTGGCCACCGTCCCCGACGATGTACGGCGCTCCTTCGCGGCCAGGATGCTGGACCCGCTGTTCGACTACGACCGGCGGCACGGCTCCGATCTCGTGCGCACGCTCGGCACGTTCCTCGACTGCGTGGGCTCATGGAACGCCTGCGCCGAGCGCCTGCACGTGCACGTCAACACGGTCCGCTACCGCATCCGCCGGGTGGAGGAGCTCACCGGCCGGGACCTGTCCACGATGACCGACCGGGTCGACCTGTTCCTGGCCCTCAGGGGATCGTGA
- a CDS encoding AfsR/SARP family transcriptional regulator has product MTFLVLGKLGIRNVDGVTVPIRRLKHRQLPAALLLGAGTPVSNRHLRGRRASWNGDLDTAHHHFEQALGLWRGEPLLDERGTPALDDAAARLSEEYLAVLEELSEIQFSLGRYREAVSGLRAATDANPLRERLWGQLMLGLSGAGFRDRRGDGRPDIGEAAGGGEGNPPVRARQTSHGTGQGHDPLRARNRSTRSVIVDRSRPVSSSTRRMR; this is encoded by the coding sequence GTGACCTTTCTGGTGCTCGGCAAGCTGGGAATCCGCAACGTCGACGGCGTGACCGTCCCCATCCGTCGCCTTAAACATCGTCAGCTTCCGGCGGCGCTCCTCCTGGGAGCCGGCACTCCCGTCTCCAACCGTCATCTGCGGGGCAGGCGCGCTTCTTGGAACGGTGATCTGGACACCGCGCACCATCACTTCGAACAGGCGCTGGGCCTGTGGCGGGGTGAGCCTCTCCTGGACGAGAGGGGAACTCCGGCTCTCGACGACGCCGCGGCCCGCCTCTCCGAGGAGTATCTCGCCGTGCTGGAGGAACTCTCGGAGATCCAGTTCAGCCTGGGCAGATACAGGGAGGCCGTATCCGGCCTGCGCGCGGCGACCGACGCGAATCCATTACGCGAACGGCTCTGGGGACAGCTGATGCTGGGCCTATCTGGAGCGGGCTTTCGCGACCGCCGAGGCGACGGGAGACCAGACATTGGAGAAGCCGCTGGCGGAGGAGAGGGAAACCCTCCTGTCCGCGCACGGCAGACCTCTCACGGCACCGGACAGGGTCACGATCCCCTGAGGGCCAGGAACAGGTCGACCCGGTCGGTCATCGTGGACAGGTCCCGGCCGGTGAGCTCCTCCACCCGGCGGATGCGGTAG
- a CDS encoding HARBI1 family protein, which yields MPREVVLFLAGLLRAERVRRRTRAGTRALGEFKQAVLIIRWLVDGARIARPAADNAISHATCDRYVEEGVTVLKAQAPTLQEALTAAKAAGYTHLHLDGTLIETDRCRALGPNGADLWWSGKHKQHGGNIQVLSSPGGDPLWTSEVRPGREHDLTCARLHGLLDPLAKAAEDGLITLADLGYVDAGMGFRLPYKRSRGGTLTDDQIQYNKVHGALRALAERANAQLKMRFKALRNVSKCPWKIGGIVAAALVLFHREQAHKQLSPSVNAGC from the coding sequence ATGCCGCGCGAGGTTGTGCTGTTTCTGGCCGGGCTGTTGCGCGCCGAGCGGGTACGGCGCCGCACCCGCGCGGGCACTCGGGCGCTGGGCGAGTTCAAGCAGGCCGTTCTGATCATCCGCTGGCTGGTGGACGGCGCTCGGATCGCCCGGCCGGCCGCCGATAACGCCATCTCGCACGCGACCTGTGATCGGTACGTCGAAGAAGGGGTCACCGTATTGAAGGCCCAGGCGCCGACGCTACAGGAGGCGCTCACGGCGGCGAAGGCCGCCGGCTACACCCACCTGCATCTGGATGGCACGCTGATCGAAACCGACCGCTGCCGCGCCCTGGGCCCGAACGGCGCCGACCTGTGGTGGAGTGGAAAACACAAGCAGCACGGCGGCAACATTCAGGTCCTGTCCAGCCCCGGCGGCGACCCGCTGTGGACTTCTGAGGTACGGCCCGGCCGTGAACACGATCTCACCTGTGCCCGCCTGCACGGCCTCCTCGACCCGCTGGCCAAGGCCGCCGAGGACGGGCTGATCACGTTGGCCGACCTCGGCTACGTCGATGCGGGTATGGGGTTTCGCCTGCCGTACAAGAGGTCTCGGGGTGGCACACTCACCGACGATCAGATCCAGTACAACAAGGTCCACGGTGCGCTCCGAGCCCTCGCCGAACGAGCGAACGCCCAGCTCAAGATGCGGTTCAAGGCACTGCGGAACGTCAGCAAGTGCCCTTGGAAGATCGGCGGTATCGTCGCCGCGGCGCTCGTCCTCTTCCACCGGGAGCAAGCTCACAAGCAGCTGTCACCCAGCGTGAACGCCGGTTGCTGA
- a CDS encoding helix-turn-helix domain-containing protein, with product MIGQDLVGQRIKAVRRQRGFSQAQLAHPELSDSYVSLIESGKRTPTPAVLELLAEKLDCSLTYLVNGVTAEQMEEIEIGLRYAQLALDNGEVAEARARYAELLDDSGLVGLPQVRQDAEYGLAMATEACGDLDEAITLFNGLRQHASAAMAPERHVSVAVALTRCYRERSELSRAVQIAEDILGGAVRPVWSEGLIELGTALLAAYAQRGDLLRAHQFGVELLAAAELVGTPRAAVLALWAEAIVAVETGRPDDAVALADRALAIYSENGEPRGVAKLRVDHTQIRLIARPAEAAICRDMLTRLEGELQESSTSAMLKMRCAHQLTRAELLLDHPERAREHIQSVLTMVEDMPKDLQTEAHLLAGEAMAVLDRSEEASRELTAVTELLDQAPPTRQTAHMWLSAAQVLERIDEPARSVDAYQRALACVGL from the coding sequence GTGATCGGTCAAGACTTGGTCGGGCAGCGTATCAAGGCTGTCCGCCGTCAGCGCGGGTTTTCCCAAGCGCAGCTCGCTCATCCGGAATTGTCTGATAGTTACGTCTCCCTCATCGAGAGTGGTAAGCGCACGCCGACGCCCGCGGTCCTGGAACTCCTGGCCGAGAAGCTTGACTGCTCCCTCACCTATCTCGTCAACGGTGTGACGGCTGAGCAGATGGAGGAGATCGAGATCGGTCTGCGCTACGCTCAGCTCGCCCTGGACAACGGCGAGGTGGCCGAGGCGCGTGCGCGGTATGCCGAGCTGCTCGACGACAGCGGTCTCGTGGGTCTGCCCCAGGTGAGACAGGACGCGGAGTACGGCCTTGCGATGGCGACTGAGGCCTGCGGCGATCTGGACGAGGCCATCACCCTCTTCAACGGGCTGAGGCAGCATGCGTCGGCGGCCATGGCTCCCGAACGCCATGTCAGCGTCGCCGTCGCGCTCACGCGCTGCTACCGCGAGCGCAGCGAGCTGAGCCGCGCCGTGCAGATCGCGGAGGACATCCTCGGGGGAGCCGTCCGCCCTGTCTGGAGCGAAGGGCTGATCGAGCTCGGCACGGCTCTGCTGGCCGCCTACGCCCAGCGTGGAGATCTACTCAGGGCGCACCAGTTCGGCGTCGAACTGCTCGCCGCCGCCGAGCTGGTCGGCACCCCACGAGCCGCCGTCCTCGCCCTCTGGGCCGAGGCGATCGTCGCCGTCGAAACAGGTCGGCCTGACGACGCCGTTGCGCTCGCGGACAGGGCTCTCGCCATCTACTCGGAGAACGGCGAACCACGTGGCGTGGCCAAACTCCGTGTCGACCACACGCAGATCCGGCTGATCGCGAGGCCGGCAGAGGCCGCGATATGCCGTGACATGCTGACGCGTCTGGAGGGGGAGCTGCAGGAGAGCTCCACCAGTGCGATGCTCAAGATGAGGTGCGCACACCAGTTGACCCGCGCCGAGCTGTTGCTCGACCATCCCGAGAGGGCCAGGGAGCACATCCAGAGCGTTCTCACCATGGTCGAGGACATGCCGAAGGACCTGCAGACCGAGGCTCACCTGCTGGCCGGTGAGGCGATGGCCGTGCTCGACCGGTCCGAAGAGGCCTCCCGCGAGCTCACGGCGGTGACCGAACTCCTCGATCAGGCGCCGCCCACCAGGCAGACCGCTCACATGTGGCTGTCCGCCGCCCAGGTCCTGGAGCGGATCGACGAGCCGGCCCGGAGCGTGGACGCCTACCAACGGGCGCTGGCCTGCGTGGGGCTGTAG
- a CDS encoding copper resistance CopC family protein, translating into MKTSPVAVVLALLAVLVLGTAFASPALAHDTLKSSTPAKGAKVEGLKQVKLTFSATVRFPNVVVHTKDNAAHQDGKPVVDGPVVIQKLKDDLPPGEYVIAYRVVSSDGHPIEGEIPFTLVGQESPSPSESASVVPAESATLTATAAPAPVAQAQDQSETSGGGVPGWAWLVVGGLLGVGIGLFFSMRKKKQP; encoded by the coding sequence ATGAAGACTTCCCCAGTCGCGGTCGTTCTCGCGCTTCTCGCCGTCCTCGTCCTCGGCACGGCCTTCGCCTCACCCGCCCTCGCCCACGACACGCTCAAAAGCAGCACCCCTGCCAAAGGCGCCAAGGTCGAGGGCCTGAAGCAGGTGAAGCTGACGTTCAGCGCCACGGTGCGGTTCCCAAACGTCGTCGTGCACACCAAGGACAACGCCGCCCACCAGGACGGCAAGCCCGTCGTCGACGGCCCGGTGGTCATCCAGAAGCTCAAGGACGACCTGCCGCCCGGCGAATACGTCATCGCCTACCGGGTGGTGTCCTCCGACGGCCACCCGATCGAGGGGGAGATCCCCTTCACTCTCGTCGGCCAGGAGTCCCCGTCCCCGTCGGAGTCCGCCTCCGTGGTGCCCGCCGAGAGCGCCACGCTCACGGCCACGGCCGCCCCGGCCCCTGTCGCCCAGGCACAGGACCAGTCCGAGACCTCCGGTGGCGGCGTGCCCGGCTGGGCGTGGCTCGTCGTCGGCGGCCTGCTCGGTGTCGGCATCGGCCTGTTCTTCAGCATGAGGAAAAAGAAGCAGCCGTGA
- a CDS encoding cytochrome c oxidase assembly protein, which yields MQEPVAQEARTGNGRTLKIALAAAVAAVAALVVAMIAGGAAFPRIIPGLPDEGTFTRWGLPLSKLAMDVAGVFTVGALLAAAVFLPSDKGLLGKPALAYVRAASWAALAWAVAAAATMVFSLSEVLGLPVADVLGGDELTSFASQVSQGIALTLVVLFGVAIALFARGAITVGAAGGLLVLALATLLPPALTGHSSSSPNHDLATTGVAIHLMVLALWVGGLAVLCFHALRRQPQLESAATRFSAMALWCFVAVGLSGLFSVVARLTSVSELFTSAYGVLLLAKTAAFAGLGAIGWWHRKRTLPRLAAGGPGAFVRFASCEIIVMLATVGLAVALSRTAPPEAVLPADRAFELLGYSMPPEISPGGLATLWWFDLFSGTLIAVLGGLYLAGVVRLARRGDSWSKGRTAAWFTGVLILTIATQSGVARYAKVLFSVHMAEHMTLSMLVPIFLVLGAPVTLALRALKPAARRGDRGPREWLTTILHSRFVAFVSHPAIATAIFIVSTYALYFTPLFAAAMEEHLGHIAMTVHFLLSGSLFFWVIIGVDPAPHKLPHVARLMVLFVTMPFHAFFGIALMSMGTVLASEWYDQLGRTWGVSSVADQQTGGAIAWGFGEVPTLIVLLALAFQWWQDDDRKARRADRRADAAAALTGGTGDVQLDAYNDYLAKLNKRDRAE from the coding sequence ATCCAGGAGCCGGTCGCCCAGGAGGCGCGGACGGGGAACGGCCGGACGTTGAAGATCGCGCTCGCGGCCGCGGTCGCGGCCGTGGCCGCCCTGGTGGTCGCCATGATCGCCGGAGGCGCCGCGTTCCCGCGCATCATCCCCGGTCTGCCCGACGAGGGCACGTTCACCCGCTGGGGACTGCCGCTGTCCAAGCTGGCGATGGACGTGGCGGGCGTGTTCACCGTGGGCGCGCTGCTGGCCGCCGCGGTCTTCCTCCCCAGCGACAAGGGCCTGCTCGGCAAGCCCGCCCTCGCCTACGTCAGGGCCGCTTCGTGGGCCGCCCTCGCCTGGGCCGTGGCGGCGGCCGCGACGATGGTGTTCAGCCTGTCGGAGGTGCTCGGCCTGCCCGTCGCCGACGTGCTCGGCGGTGACGAGCTCACCAGCTTCGCCAGCCAGGTGTCCCAGGGCATCGCGCTGACTCTGGTCGTGCTGTTCGGGGTGGCGATCGCGCTGTTCGCCCGGGGAGCGATCACCGTCGGCGCGGCCGGCGGCCTGCTCGTGCTCGCCCTGGCGACCCTGCTGCCTCCCGCGCTGACCGGGCACTCCTCCTCCTCGCCCAACCACGACCTGGCCACCACCGGCGTCGCCATCCACCTGATGGTCCTCGCGCTCTGGGTGGGCGGGCTCGCCGTCCTGTGTTTCCACGCGCTGCGCCGGCAGCCGCAGCTGGAGTCCGCCGCCACCCGGTTCTCCGCGATGGCACTGTGGTGCTTCGTCGCCGTCGGCCTCTCAGGGCTGTTCAGCGTCGTCGCCCGGCTGACCTCGGTGTCGGAGCTCTTCACCTCCGCCTACGGTGTGCTGCTGCTGGCCAAGACCGCCGCGTTCGCGGGGCTCGGCGCCATCGGCTGGTGGCACAGGAAGCGGACCCTGCCGCGGCTCGCCGCCGGCGGGCCGGGTGCCTTCGTCCGGTTCGCCTCCTGCGAGATCATCGTCATGCTGGCGACCGTCGGTCTGGCCGTCGCCCTCTCCCGCACCGCCCCGCCCGAGGCGGTCCTCCCCGCCGACCGGGCCTTCGAACTGCTCGGCTACTCCATGCCGCCGGAGATCTCGCCGGGGGGTCTGGCCACCCTGTGGTGGTTCGACCTGTTCTCCGGCACGCTGATCGCCGTGCTCGGCGGGCTCTACCTGGCCGGAGTCGTACGGCTCGCACGGCGCGGCGACTCCTGGTCCAAGGGGCGCACCGCGGCATGGTTCACCGGTGTGCTGATCCTGACCATCGCCACCCAGAGCGGCGTCGCCCGCTACGCCAAGGTGCTGTTCAGCGTGCACATGGCCGAGCACATGACGCTCTCCATGCTGGTGCCGATCTTCCTGGTGCTCGGCGCCCCCGTGACGCTCGCGCTGCGCGCGCTCAAGCCCGCCGCCCGCCGGGGGGACAGGGGGCCCCGTGAGTGGCTGACCACGATCCTGCACAGCCGGTTCGTCGCTTTCGTATCCCATCCGGCGATCGCCACCGCGATCTTCATCGTCTCCACCTACGCGCTGTACTTCACCCCGTTGTTCGCCGCCGCGATGGAGGAGCATCTCGGCCACATCGCCATGACGGTGCACTTCCTGCTCAGCGGCTCCCTGTTCTTCTGGGTGATCATCGGTGTGGACCCGGCGCCCCACAAGCTGCCCCACGTGGCCCGGTTGATGGTCCTGTTCGTCACGATGCCCTTCCACGCGTTCTTCGGCATCGCGCTGATGAGCATGGGCACGGTGCTGGCCAGCGAGTGGTACGACCAGCTCGGCCGTACCTGGGGCGTCTCCTCGGTCGCCGACCAGCAGACCGGCGGCGCCATCGCCTGGGGGTTCGGCGAGGTCCCGACGCTGATCGTGCTGCTCGCGCTGGCCTTTCAGTGGTGGCAGGACGACGATCGCAAGGCTCGCCGGGCGGACCGCCGCGCCGACGCCGCCGCTGCCCTCACCGGCGGCACCGGTGACGTGCAGCTCGACGCCTACAACGACTATCTGGCCAAGCTCAACAAGCGGGACCGCGCCGAGTAG